CACACTCTGGTTGGGGTACTCAGGAGGTGGGAGGGGGGCCTTCTCCTCCTGCAGGATGAGTGGCATACTGGAGGAGGGTGGGGGCTTGGAGTCATCTAGCTCATCTGCAAAGATGATAGGCACCCCTTTCTTGATAAAGGTGGCCTGGTCCTCAAGGGTAAGCTTGCCCTTCCGCTTCTTGCGATAACAAATCATTGCTATGATGCCAGCAATGAGCAGGATGGCTGCAACTACCACAGCCGGAATGACTGTGTGTAAATAAACGTCATCCTCACTGCTCTTCTCAGGGTCCCTGTCTGGCGTCTCTGTGGTTGGTGCCAGTGAGGACCCCATCTTGGGTGGTAGCACAGGGATAAACTGTAGGTGTCGACAACTGCCAGAACCTGTCACAGCAATGCTCATGGCCTTAAAGTCAGGCTCCAGGGCATTGGAGAAGGCAGACCGAGGTTTCCCATTATCCTCAGCAATCCTCCGACTCAATCCAATAATCTGCTCCTTCGGACAGGGCTCCAAGGGCAGTGTATTGTTGGTCCATTCTACCTCGATTGAGCCTCTGGTGATATTCTGCAGGGTAACAGTGCTGCAGTTTCGGTCACCGAAGGCAAAGGCCAGCTTCTTCACCAAGGCAATCTTCTTGTGGATGTCATTCACCACTGTTGCTGGGTCACCCACAAACTTGGCCTTGAACCTTGCAGGAGCCCTGTCTCCTTGAGGCCGCTTGTGGACATGGATCTCAAAAGCATCTACAGCTGAAAGGCCCCCCTTGTCTGTGGCATGCATGAAATACTCATGTTTGCCCACATGGCTGCTGTCAGGCAGGCCATACATGAGTTGGCTGTTGCTGTTAAACTGCACCCAAGATTTCTCACCCACTAGCTGCTGCTCCCGCAGCTTCAGGGTCAGCTTTAGCTTGTCAGTGGTGGTATCCTCATTGTCATAGAAGGTATCCGATGGGATCTTCACCTCAAAGTAGGTACCCACCCAGGCATCCACTCTGTCAATGTGGTTCTTGAGTTCTGGACGCTGGTTGGGTTCTCCCCCACGGGGCAATCCACTGGTGGTGGTGCGGATTCGAGTAGGTGGAGAGGCCGTTTCCAGTCTGGTGATGGGAGCTTTGGTGGTGCCTCGGGGCACTGGTCGGGGAGTCCGTGGTTTCTTGGTGGGCCTGCGGGTTGTCGTCGTTGAGGAATCAGTTGAAGGCGTTGCTGGTTTTGGTGTGGATACTCGTGGCTTCTTGGTTGTAGTTGTGGGAGGAGTAGCAACTGCCGTGGGCTCCACATAGCCAGGAATGGTCACTGTTGGGCGAATCTGGCCAGGAACTGTGGTACCAGCTTCTGACACCCGAGTGGGCTGAATAGGGCCTAGAGTGGGGGTCTGAATAATGGCACCTCGAGTGCGAATGGTGACTGTGGGTTTTCCAGGAACAGGATCCCTGACAGGTGGAGCCATAGTCTCTGTTGGAGGAGCAATGACTGGAGATGTGGGGGTAGGCACTATCCTGGATGGTGGCTCCTGGATGGCCGTGGTTGGAGGTCCAATGGCAGTGACAGGTGTTGGTGTAGCATGAATTTGCCTCCGTATTCTTTTTGGAAGAGGGGGCTTCTTATTGGCAATATGCCAACCTACCACAGGGTAGCCAAGCTGGGCAGACATAGCACCCTCCCTGGCAGGGGTCTCCACGCCATGAATGTCAGGCACACTATTCTGGTTCAGGGAGCAGCCCAGTTTCCAGGAGAGCAGAGCCCCATTCTCCACAACCTTTTTTGCATTTCCTGGGCCGGCCATGAAGGCTGACATGTCAAAGAGTCTATTATTCACCACTGGCACCAACTTCATGTTGTGAAGTTCCACTTCTGAGAAACTCTGCATCTTGTGCAGGAGGTCAATCCTTTGCTTTGGGGTCATTTTGGTGAGATCAGCATCCAGAATCACTGTCAGGACAGTCACTGGCTCATCAGCAGCACAAGCAGAAAACACTACCTCCCCAGGGTCTGGTGAGGCTGCTCGCATGGACTGTGGCTCACTGTGTTCTTCAGGGTAGACCTCAATAGAGAATACACTGGAGGTTTGAGGGACATGGCTCCCATTGGCCCCCAGGCGTGCAGCGCTCACTGAGATATAATGCACACCTTTATCAGTGTCAAGGGGGAGGCCCTCCAAGGTATGGCTCTGTGGGTCCCAGTGCAGCCATGATGGCAAAGCCTCTTTCCCCGCTGCCGATACCTAGAAGAGACATGAGCAGGAGTTACAAGTGCATTACCTTAAAATGATCACACAGCTTTTAACTACTATCCTAGCCTAAGTTGTATAACAGATTTGATGACTAATTCAACTTTCCTGTTGGGGAAGCCAGAGAGGCACAACCATCTGTGTACATTTCACTTACCTGGCATAAAAGACTGGGGCTGGATGATGGACTAGCTGAGAAAGTATGCACCCAAGGCCACAAACTAGGGGAACAGCAGTGCTGGCACTCAAAACACATGTCTCTTTCCAGAGAAGCAATGTCATAGAGCTCAATGTTTTGGACTTTTATGCCAGTGATACACCCCGCCACCTAATTGCCTGCTCTACCTGCAGAATCAAGTCAAAATGTCTTTTCCCACCCCTCAGCACTCCTCAGCCTCTCCCCAGATTCTGCCCCTGCCCTCATCAGACACCTCTGCTCAGGTCATACACCTGGCCAGCACACCTTTTCTGGGTACAAGTGGAAATGTACATAGATCTGGGTACAAGGGAAGACTCTGCCCAGAATGACTTACTTTGCAATCATCAGGTGATATTCAAGGGTAGTGGAATCATAGCtagctgattcttttttttccccctcttttcttagttatacatgatagtagaatccattttgatacaattatacaagaatggaatataacttattctaattaggactccattcttgtggatgtacacgatgttgagattcactatggcatattcatatatgtacacaggaaaattatgtcagattcattctactgtctttcctattcccatcccctcccaccccccttcATTCCTcgctttgtctaatctactgaacttctattcttcccccacccttccccttattatgggttagcttcacataccagagaaaacattcaacctttggtttttgggtattggcttatttcatttagcatgataatctccagatctgtccatttactggaaaatgtcacAAAGTCATTCTTCTAAATGGCGGAGttatactccactgtgtatatataccacattttctttatccattcatctgttgaagggcacctaggttagctccatagtttacctattgtgaattgtgctgctataaacatttatttggctgtgtcactgtagtaagctgattttaaatcctttggatatataccaaggagtgggatagctgggtcaaatagtggtttttaaggaatctccatactgctttctagagtggttgcaacTGTTTACAGTCTCATGAGCAATGTATcagtgtaccctttccccacgTTTCCCATATAGTTAACTGATTCTAATGTCCAAATTAAATCTGTTCTTCAAGAAAAACCAGTACCCAGAGTAGAGGACTAGAATCAACTATTCTAGGACAATGTTAAAGAAATCTCGAGGAATTCTGGTTTCTAAAAGAGAAATTCTGTAGTCAACCAAGTAAtaggaaatgaaaacacagagcCTAATTCTGTCCTTGGCAGAGAAGAAGCCTGAGGAGCTCATCCCCTTATTCTTTTTTCAataacttcattcattcattcattcattcattcattcattcattcattatgtggtgccgaggattgaacccagggccttgtacatgccaggtgagcgttctaccgctgagccataaccccagcccctcatccccTTATTCTAACCAACAGCATCTCCCCAACTTCTTCAGTGTGGAAGTCTTCTTCCAAGTGAAGTCTTCTTCCAAGTGACATAACGGTAATACTCTAAGCAACCAAGGGAATACCACCACAGAAATTTTCATTATCAGCTGACAAATGGGAAATTAATTCTTGCTTCTTGCCCAgatctcacacatgcaaggcaagcgctctgccgctgagctacaaccccagctcagcaGCTATATTTTGATTGAGAACAAATTATTTCGCTATCATCTACTCAGAGCTTTACACTTTTTGAGCAAGCCAAGGCAGAAAAATAGGGCCAAGCCTATCCAACCTATCCTATGCAGATTCTGGTTCCCCAGGGCTCTAGAATACAGGCCATGCGCTGGCTGCAGGACAGGTGTGCAATCTGGACCGATAGCCTGGTAGCGGGCAGCCTCCTCAAATCATGAATAATCTGAAGACAGAATGTAAAGGTACTATGGCTTTTgctagatgtggtggcacacatctgtaatcccagcaactcgggaggctgaggaagaaggactTCAAGTTCAACGAcacccttggcaacttagcaaagtcctgtctcaacataaaagaaagagaagtgacTGGAGACATTACTTAGTGGTAACATCCTGGGATCAGTCCCTAGTGGAGGGATGGGGGGGGATGAAGCTCAGCTCTAGACAGGCTGAAGCTTGACCCAACCTCAGCCCAAATgtactcatctataaaatgagagaaatgatcCTATCCTTGTATCCTTATAGGACCAGGTATGCTGGACATTGGTAATGCTTATTCCAGTAAACAACATTAAGAATATTGCACAAATAGACTCCACTTCCCAGTCCTCCTTCCCAGTTGGCTTCCCAGTTGGCTTGGATTAGCCCAATGTATAGGGAACCTTGTCTTTGTATTCATACTCTGAAGAATCTAAGAGAAGTGGGGAGGCTCTGGGCAAGATTCTAACAGGAACCAAATTAAGGTCCCTAATGCCAGGGTTAGGGATCTTCAGGGAGTTGATTGCCTGTCAAGACCTGTCTTTCAGAAGAAAACCCTGAGGGGTCATGGGGGAAAAGGACTTGTTGCATATGAGAGTTGAAAGACCAGTAtttacctctttttttctttttgttttcttttcttttcaagacagggtctcacttagttgcttagggcctcattaaattgctgaggctagctttgaatttgtgatccccttgcctcagcttcccaaattgctgggattatagcctgCACCACCCAGCCCAGTCAGATTTAAaaatttagcaagcccctaaacaatttttagtgagaccctgtctcgaaataaataaaaagggatgagatgttgctcagtggtaaaacactgatttgaatccccagtaacacaccaaccaccaccccccaaaaatactgccaggcatggtagcactggcctgtaatccctgcagtttGGAAggggatgaggcaggagggtcctgagttcaaagccagcttcagcaatttaataagaccctaagaaactcagcaagaccctgtctctaataaacaggctcagggatgtggctcagtgttaagtgcctctgggttcaatacctaataAATAAAACGTAGATAAATCTCAGAATCAGTCCTTCCATCCCGAGTCCTGATATCATCTATTTTCACTTggtcatatttttttcaattcttattagtaatttatttaaaacacagagGCTTATATTTTCAATAGTATTTGAGTTGATGAGTCTGGGCAAATGCCTACCCGCAAGGATGCCTTCCTTCACCAACCCACATTTCCCGGTGTACAGTGCTCACAAGGGGCTCATTCAAAAACTGGGGAACACCCACTTGAGTCACGAAGAAACTGTAGTTCATCTCACACAGACAGCATTGCCACAAAGGTCTCAAGCATCCAAAGAAATGCTCCTTTCATAAACTCCTCTTCCTGGACAAAAAGAGTATCCATTGTTTTTTGGGGAACAACTGGAGGCCCACGCCAGCAGCTGAGAGCACAGTCCCAGGAAGGGCTGCTCCCAGCTTGCTGACATCTTGGGTAGAGGAAAAGTTCACATTGTCTGCAGGCAAGGAGGGTGACAGGGATGAAAAGTCACCCTTTCCGGGCTtgatcaaaacaaaacatatgagGGAGCTCTGGAGGAGTAGTCCAGTCATTTCATGATGTGCAAAGACATCTTTCCCTGCCCAACCTAAAGAGGCAGTACCAAGCCTGAACTTCCACTGGTTCACACAACACTACACACACAGCATCGAGAAGCAGCCAAGAACATCTCCGTGATGGGTGTCAGCTACCACTACGGTGTAGTCCATGGTGGTCTGAGCATAGCACCCATGTCACCTCTATGTGTAGTCATCATTCATCTGCTATACATTAAGGCACTCATAGAGCTCTCAGAAAAAAACATGAGGCCTCAATCTGAAATTAGGTTGTTTTGAAGTCATGATTTCTGACTAAAAAATATGGGCTAGACTCATTCTGAAGCCACTTCAAGCATATTCATACATATTGATGGTATGTTCGGCATCTTGGGTCCCTAAGTTGaatataatggaaatatttaggAACCCTGGAAACTATGTTGATTTTGTGTATATAAATGAATCAGTAGATTTAATGCAAGTATATAAAAGAATAGATATATTAATTTTGTGCTTCTAAGTTGGCATGCATGTCTCAAATTATCAGCTGTCAGTATTAGTAAAAGTTATCACTTGAAGTCTTTAGCATTGTTTTCCacctcatttttttctgagacagtTTATGTAATTCTTCCCATGCTTATTTGATCAGCTTCTTTTCTATGTGCCTAGCAAAACAGTTCACTCAGATTAGAATTACTgatcaggaagagaaaaaaaatcatcaagtgACAATCCATTACAAATTTCGATGGGAGTGGGGGTGCAGAGAGAACATGGACAGACTCAGAAAATTAACATATGCATAATGCATCACAAGAACACAGAAATCAACTTGAAGGGGTTCCGTTCCCAATGGCCAAATCTGCGATCATCTGAATATCATAACTAAGACAGCAATAAATTATAAACCACTGAATAT
This Marmota flaviventris isolate mMarFla1 chromosome 8, mMarFla1.hap1, whole genome shotgun sequence DNA region includes the following protein-coding sequences:
- the Dag1 gene encoding dystroglycan 1 → MRMSVGLSLLLPFWGRIFVLLLSVAMIQSRWPSEPSEAIRDWENQLEASMHSVLSDLHEAVPRVVGIPDGTAIVGRSFQVTIPTDLIASSGEIVKVSAAGKEALPSWLHWDPQSHTLEGLPLDTDKGVHYISVSAARLGANGSHVPQTSSVFSIEVYPEEHSEPQSMRAASPDPGEVVFSACAADEPVTVLTVILDADLTKMTPKQRIDLLHKMQSFSEVELHNMKLVPVVNNRLFDMSAFMAGPGNAKKVVENGALLSWKLGCSLNQNSVPDIHGVETPAREGAMSAQLGYPVVGWHIANKKPPLPKRIRRQIHATPTPVTAIGPPTTAIQEPPSRIVPTPTSPVIAPPTETMAPPVRDPVPGKPTVTIRTRGAIIQTPTLGPIQPTRVSEAGTTVPGQIRPTVTIPGYVEPTAVATPPTTTTKKPRVSTPKPATPSTDSSTTTTRRPTKKPRTPRPVPRGTTKAPITRLETASPPTRIRTTTSGLPRGGEPNQRPELKNHIDRVDAWVGTYFEVKIPSDTFYDNEDTTTDKLKLTLKLREQQLVGEKSWVQFNSNSQLMYGLPDSSHVGKHEYFMHATDKGGLSAVDAFEIHVHKRPQGDRAPARFKAKFVGDPATVVNDIHKKIALVKKLAFAFGDRNCSTVTLQNITRGSIEVEWTNNTLPLEPCPKEQIIGLSRRIAEDNGKPRSAFSNALEPDFKAMSIAVTGSGSCRHLQFIPVLPPKMGSSLAPTTETPDRDPEKSSEDDVYLHTVIPAVVVAAILLIAGIIAMICYRKKRKGKLTLEDQATFIKKGVPIIFADELDDSKPPPSSSMPLILQEEKAPLPPPEYPNQSVPETTPLNQDTVGEYTPLRDEDPNAPPYQPPPPFTAPMEGKGSRPKNMTPYRSPPPYVPP